The sequence AATTAGGTAAAGATGGCGCTTAATTAAGTCGCGACGAATGGGAGGAACGCCGAGGAGCGATCGCAGTTTCGACTGATACACTTTACCAGGATGTCCTGCCCGGAAATCCTGGAGAAATTCAGGCCACGTATCCTCACCAGGGCCAAGAAAAATGGTATCCGCATGAGTCGCAGCTTCGTCTGGAAGTGAGGTAACGTGCAATCCACCCAGACAGATGTATGCACCTTTTTTACGGTAGTGGTCGGCTAATTCGTAAGCTCGGTAAGCTGAGGTGATATAAACCTGAATCACCGCTAAATCTGGCTCATCATCCAAATCTAGCCGCTCAACGTGTTCGTCTTGCAGGATAATCTCATCATCTTCGCTGAAAAAACTGGCAATCGTCGCTAATCCCAGTGGCGGAAACAGCGAATATTTAATCGGTCGCCAGTGGGGGCTGAGGGCTTCTGTCAAAGCCGGTAAAATCATTTTGACCTTCATTCAGAAAGCTCCTGCGACGATTGGGTAGGTTTCTGGGCACCGATTCTAACCGGCAATCTGCTTAACAGTCGCTTACGATGACGATAGTCAGGTTAATTCTTCATATCTATGACAATTGCTCAACTATTCAACGGCGCGAATCTGTTTGTTCTGCCTTTCTGGGCGCTAATGATTTTCCTACCCAACTGGGGTGTGACGAAACGGGTGATGGAATCTTATCTCCCCGTTGTGGCTTTAGCAGCTTTATATGTGTATTGGTTTTTTACATCGATTACACCGGAATCTGCTCAAGCAATGTCCAATCCTCAGCTAGCTGATATTGCTCGATTCTTTGCAGACGAGAAAGCAGCTGCGATTGGGTGGGTTCATTTCCTGGTAATGGATTTGTTCGTAGGTCGCTATATTTACTGGGAAGGACAGCGTACTGGTGTCTGGACAATCCACTCGCTGGTGCTGTGCTTATTTGCAGGGCCAATGGGGCTGTTGTCTCATATTTTGACGATGTGGGTGACAAATAAATTTTTCTCCCCAACTGGAACTGATTCTGCAACTGCCTCGACTCCAACTTCACAGGCCTAAAATCGCCGGTTAACTACCTAATTGAGAAATTGAGAATAGATATATATGCGAACCCTAGCTGTTGACATTGGCGGTAGTGGCATCAAGGTAATTGTCTTAGACGAAGCTGGAGAACCACTAACCGAACGCACTCGTGTAGAAACCCCAGTTCCAGCCAAACCGGAACCAGTGATTGATGCGATCGCTACCCTCGCTGCGGGACAAGGTGAGTTTGACCGCGTATCCGTTGGTTTTCCGGGTGTCGTGCGCGATGGCGTGACAAAAACGGCGGTAAATCTAACTCCAGAGTGGATTGGATTCGATCTGGCAACCGTGTTGAGCGATCGCTTGGGCAAGCCGGTGCGGGTGGCAAATGATGCCGATATTCAGGGAATGGGGGCAATCTCCGGCAAGGGTGTTGAGTTGGTAATTACCCTGGGCACCGGCTTTGGTTCCGCCTTGTTTGTAGACGGGAAACTGGTACCCAATCTAGAACTGGGTCATCATCCGTTTCGCAAAGGGGAAACCTATGAAGAGCAGATGGGGCGTGCTGCTTTAGATAAAGTCGGTAAGGAAAAATGGAATAATCGGCTAGAAAAAGCGATCGCGTCTCTTCAACATTTGTTTAATTACGATTCCCTTTATATCGGCGGCGGCGAAGCGAAAAAGATAACGTTTGAGTTACCGACAAATACCAAAATCGTTCCCAATGTGACAGGTTTATTGGGCGGGATTGCTTTATGGCGGGATTAGAATAAATTAAAAATGTAAAATTAAAAAATAGTCTTTTTGAAATTTTTAATTTTACATTTTTAATTCTTAATTGGAGAGCGCAATGGTACAAGCTCCTGCACCCATTTCTGAGGTTAAAACCCCAGGTTATACGACTGAATTGAGCGAACTCGCGATCGACCTGATTCGGAAAGCTGGGTGCGAGTACGGAGATGTTCGCTTCTGCACCTACCGGACTCAGAATCTTTATGCACGCGATCGCTCTCTGAGCAATTTATCGGACAATGTCAATTCTGGCTTTGGCGTGCGGGTACTGCTAGATGGCGCTTGGGGATTCGCCGCCAGCCATAATAAAACCCCCGCAGAAGTTGCCAGAATTGTTGCCTTAGCGGTAGACATCGCTAAAGCCAGCCGCCTTTCCCAACTAACGCGGGTGCAGTTAGTTCCCGTTGAAGCGCACCGCGATACTTACATCACTCCGATCCAGATTGACCCCTTTACGGTG comes from Coleofasciculus sp. FACHB-1120 and encodes:
- a CDS encoding ABA4-like family protein is translated as MTIAQLFNGANLFVLPFWALMIFLPNWGVTKRVMESYLPVVALAALYVYWFFTSITPESAQAMSNPQLADIARFFADEKAAAIGWVHFLVMDLFVGRYIYWEGQRTGVWTIHSLVLCLFAGPMGLLSHILTMWVTNKFFSPTGTDSATASTPTSQA
- a CDS encoding ROK family protein, whose product is MRTLAVDIGGSGIKVIVLDEAGEPLTERTRVETPVPAKPEPVIDAIATLAAGQGEFDRVSVGFPGVVRDGVTKTAVNLTPEWIGFDLATVLSDRLGKPVRVANDADIQGMGAISGKGVELVITLGTGFGSALFVDGKLVPNLELGHHPFRKGETYEEQMGRAALDKVGKEKWNNRLEKAIASLQHLFNYDSLYIGGGEAKKITFELPTNTKIVPNVTGLLGGIALWRD